A window from Rhinolophus sinicus isolate RSC01 linkage group LG18, ASM3656204v1, whole genome shotgun sequence encodes these proteins:
- the RHBDL1 gene encoding rhomboid-related protein 1 isoform X8: MDRSSLLQLIQEQISSKRSSSFKRAIANGQRALPRDGLLDEPGLGVYKRFVRYVAYEILPREVDRHWYFYRHRSCPPPVFMASVTLAQIIVFLCYGARLNKWVLQTYHPEYMKSPLVYHPGHRARAWRFLTYMFMHVGLEQLGFNALLQLMIGVPLEMVHGLLRISLLYLAGVLAGSLTVSITDMRAPVVGGSGGVYALCSAHLANVVMNWAGMRCPYKLLRMVLALVCMSSEVGRAVWLRFSPPLPASGPQPSFMAHLAGAVVGVSMGLTILRSYEERLRDQCGWWVVLLAYGTFLLFAIFWNIFAYDLLGAHIPPPP, translated from the exons ATCAGCAGCAAACGCTCAAGCAGCTTCAAGCGGGCCATCGCCAATGGACAGCGGGCGCTGCCCCGGGATGGGCTGCTGGATGAGCCGGGCCTGGGTGTCTACAAGCGGTTCGTGCGCTACGTGGCCTACGAGATCTTGCCCCGCGAGGTGGACCGCCACTGGTATTTCTACCGGCACCGCAGCTGCCCGCCCCCTGTGTTCATGGCCTCTGTCACCCTTGCCCAG ATCATCGTGTTCCTGTGCTATGGGGCACGCCTCAACAAGTGGGTGCTGCAGACCTACCACCCCGAGTACATGAAGAGCCCCCTCGTGTACCACCCCGGCCACCGAGCTCGGGCCTGGCGCTTCCTCACCTACATGTTCATGCACGTCGG GCTGGAGCAGCTGGGGTTCAATGCTCTCCTGCAGCTGATGATCGGGGTGCCCCTGGAGATGGTGCACGGCTTGCTCCGCATCAGTCTGCTCTACCTGGCTGGCGTGCTGGCAG GCTCCCTGACCGTCTCCATTACTGACATGCGGGCCCCCGTGGTGGGGGGCTCTGGCGGGGTCTACGCCCTGTGCTCTGCACACCTGGCCAACGTTGTCATG AACTGGGCTGGGATGAGGTGTCCCTACAAGCTGCTAAGGATGGTGCTGGCTCTGGTGTGCA TGAGCTCCGAGGTAGGCCGGGCTGTGTGGCTGCGCTTCTCCCCGCCACTGCCTGCCTCCGGCCCACAGCCCAGCTTCATGGCACACCTGGCTGGTGCGGTGGTGGGGGTCAGCATGGGCCTGACCATCCTGCGCAGCTACGAGGAGCGCCTGCGGGACCAGTGCGGTTGGTGGGTGGTGCTGCTTGCCTACGGCACCTTCCTGCTCTTTGCCATCTTCTGGAACATCTTCGCTTATGACCTGTTGGGTGCCCACATTCCCCCGCCACCCTGA